Proteins from a single region of Euleptes europaea isolate rEulEur1 chromosome 21, rEulEur1.hap1, whole genome shotgun sequence:
- the GLIS2 gene encoding zinc finger protein GLIS2: MHSLDEPLDLKLSISTLRAAREKRDKELGVTKRRGLRQELPALEDGPAAPSPGSPPDGLLPHSKGQDGFSSPPTVDLSLSPPPSGLDSPSGSTSLSPDRPSSGELVSASTLRELQSLRYIEGLHRSFQFFLPLSSGGSLHLPTSAFLSPPKEKRLSSALPLQKQLVCRWAKCNQLFDLLQDLVDHVNDFHVKPEKDAGYCCHWEGCARHGRGFNARYKMLIHIRTHTNEKPHRCPTCNKSFSRLENLKIHNRSHTGEKPYVCPYEGCSKRYSNSSDRFKHTRTHYVDKPYFCKMPGCHKRYTDPSSLRKHIKAHGHFISQEQQELLQLPAPAKAHPAGAADLPYISGAQLVIPNPAALFGSHGLPLPLTPTPLDLSTFACGGIGGASLPSLPGPMMAPLNLAKNPLLSSPFAASGLGLPVVSFLAGAAKAGSERGSRGSGPRPAKGGCPQGPESCKEANERAKLARRRPPPPENLSRLPGGVLDLSTGVNSGGSADPLPPGWVVIPTGSVLLKQAVVN, encoded by the exons ATGCACTCCCTGGACGAACCCCTCGACCTGAAGCTGAGCATCTCCACGCTCCGGGCCGCGAGGGAGAAAAGAGACAAGGAGCTGGGCGTCACGAAGCGCCGAGGCCTGCGCCAGGAGCTCCCGGCCCTGGAGGATGGCCCCGCTGCGCCCAGCCCGGGCTCCCCCCCTGACG GCCTCCTGCCACACTCCAAAGGACAGGATGGCTTCTCCTCGCCCCCCACCGTCGACCTGAGCCTGTCCCCTCCTCCTTCGGGCCTGGACTCCCCCAGCGGCAGCACCTCCCTCTCCCCAGACAGGCCGAGCAGCGGGGAGCTGGTGAGCGCCTCCACCCTCCGA GAGCTCCAGTCTCTGCGCTACATCGAAGGGCTGCACCGTTCCTTCCAGTTCTTCCTGCCCCTGAGTTCCGGGGGTTCGCTGCACCTGCCCACCTCGGCTTTCCTGAGCCCTCCCAAGGAGAAGCGGCTCtcctcagccctccccctgcagAAGCAGCTGGTGTGCCGATGGGCCAAG tgcAACCAGCTCTTCGATCTGCTGCAAGACCTCGTGGACCACGTCAACGACTTCCACGTCAAGCCTGAGAAGGACGCCGGCTACTGCTGCCACTGGGAGGGGTGTGCGCGCCATGGCCGGGGCTTCAACGCCAG GTACAAGATGCTGATCCACATCCGCACCCACACCAATGAGAAGCCGCACCGCTGCCCCACCTGCAACAAGAGCTTCTCCCGGCTGGAAAACCTCAAGATCCACAACCGCTCCCACACGG gCGAGAAGCCCTATGTCTGCCCCTACGAGGGCTGCAGCAAGCGCTACTCCAACTCGAGCGACCGCTTCAAGCACACGCGCACCCACTACGTGGACAAGCCCTACTTCTGCAAGATGCCCGGCTGCCACAAGCGCTACACGGACCCCAGCTCCTTGCGCAAGCACATCAAGGCCCACGGGCACTTCATCTcccaggagcaacaggagctTCTCCAGCTGCCGGCCCCCGCCAAGGCCCACCCCGCCGGTGCCGCCGACCTGCCCTACATCAGCGGGGCGCAGCTGGTCATCCCCAACCCCGCTGCCCTCTTTGGGAGCCACGGTCTGCCGCTGCCCCTGACGCCCACCCCACTGGACCTCAGCACCTTCGCCTGCGGGGGAATTGGGGGGGCCTCTCTGCCCAGCCTGCCTGGGCCCATGATGGCGCCCCTGAACTTGGCCAAGAACCCGCTGCTCTCCTCCCCCTTTGCTGCCAGCGGCCTGGGACTGCCCGTCGTTTCTTTCCTGGCCGGGGCCGCCAAGGCTGGCTCCGAGAGGGGCTCCCGGGGCAGCGGCCCCCGACCGGCCAAGGGCGGCTGCCCGCAGGGCCCCGAGAGCTGCAAGGAGGCCAACGAACGGGCCAAGCTGGCCAGGCGGCGGCCGCCTCCTCCAGAAAACCTCTCACGGCTTCCGGGGGGCGTCTTGGACCTGTCAACGGGTGTGAACTCCGGGGGGAGTGCTGACCCCCTGCCCCCAGGCTGGGTGGTCATCCCAACCGGCTCCGTTCTCCTGAAGCAAGCCGTGGTGAACTGA